The Etheostoma cragini isolate CJK2018 chromosome 5, CSU_Ecrag_1.0, whole genome shotgun sequence genome contains a region encoding:
- the git2a gene encoding ARF GTPase-activating protein GIT2a isoform X4, translated as MSKRLRNTELCADCNVPEPRWASVNRGVLICDECCSVHRSLGRHSSQVRHLIHTPWPPTQLQMVQMLYSNGANSIWEHSLLDPASVMSGKRKANPQDKLHPNKSEFIKAKYQMLAFVHRMPCREDDSSTAKDLSKQLHSSVRTGNLETCLRLLSLGAQANFFHPEKGNTPLHVAAKAGQVSQAELLTVYGADPGAPDSNGKTPIDHAREAGHHNLADRLVEIQYELTDRLAFYLCGRKPDHKNGQHFIVPQMADSLDLSELAKAAKKKLQSLSNHLFEELAMDVYDEVDRRETDAVWLTTQNHSTLVTETTVVPFLPVNPEYSSTRNQGRQKLARFNAHEFATLVIDILGDAKRRQQGNSITSPKDNVEFILKSVAVRHCSDSQDNDQPDYDSVASDEDTDQELSTSKGDRTKSLDSDLSDGPVTVHEYMEVKNALSASEAKIQHLMKANNSLSDELRLMQKKLQSLQSENNSLRRHVPTNIYQIPSGSDYPDPSSPSALKRRQSARASRPMSMYETGSGLKPYVPKGETPYPEEGIPTLQPFPPHTERGAFVTTSSSLPSFPSTLSWSKDESAQKASKLEMQSSMPESDYDNTFNDSEMDDSGLCRRGRLRSSGWLGESSSISELDDLESDPALPSTEDVIRKTEQITKNIQELLRSAQENKHDRPCEREGVRRLRHSLGCFSTLVPWAEKPPPSLQPLSLRSPDPISCFIPCSERIHVAVTEMAALFPKKPRSETVRGSLRLLTSSAYRLQSECRKALPSEGCPGPDMQLVTQQVIQCAYDIAKAAKQLVTITTKENTN; from the exons ATGTCTAAACGCCTGCGAAACACTGAGCTCTGCGCTGATTGCAATGTTCCAG AACCCCGCTGGGCCTCGGTGAACCGGGGTGTGTTGATTTGCGACGAGTGCTGCAGTGTTCATCGAAGTCTGGGCAGACACAGCTCCCAAGTCCGCCACCTGATACACACACCATGGCCACCTACACAGCTACAG ATGGTTCAGATGTTATACAGCAATGGTGCAAATTCAATATGGGAGCACTCTCTTCTGGACCCTGCATCTGTGATGAGTGGAAAACGCAAGGCCAACCCTCAGGACAAACTGCA CCCAAACAAATCAGAGTTTATAAAAGCCAAATATCAAATGCTGGCATTTGTCCATCGCATGCCTTGCCGGGAGGACGACAGCTCTACAGCCAAGGATTTAAGCAAG CAACTTCACTCAAGTGTACGCACCGGGAATCTAGAGACTTGTTTGAGGTTGCTATCCCTGGGAGCACAAGCAAATTTTTTTCACCCG GAAAAAGGAAACACTCCCTTGCATGTAGCTGCAAAGGCAGGACAAGTATCTCAGGCTGAACTATTAACTGTTTATGGAGCAGATCCTGGAGCCCCTGACAGCAATGGCAAGACTCCCATAGACCATGCAag GGAAGCTGGCCACCATAACCTGGCAGATCGATTGGTGGAGATTCAGTATGAACTAACTGATCGACTGGCGTTCTACCTGTGTGGGAGAAAGCCag ATCATAAAAACGGCCAGCACTTCATTGTTCCACAAATGGCCGACAG TTTAGATTTATCTGAACTGGCCAAGGCAGCGAAGAAGAAACTGCAGTCT CTTAGCAATCATTTATTCGAGGAGCTGGCCATGGATGTGTACGATGAGGTGGACAGACGAGAGACTGATGCAG TTTGGTTGACTACACAGAATCACAGCACTCTGGTGACAGAGACGACTGTGGTGCCTTTCCTTCCTGTGAATCCAGAGTATTCATCAACACGAAACCAG ggACGACAGAAGCTGGCAAGATTTAATGCACATGAATTTGCAACTCTTGTGATTGACATATTAGGCGACGCTAAGCGCAGACAACAAGGGAATTCAATAACCAGTCCCAAAG ATAATGTTGAATTTATCCTGAAGAGTGTGGCTGTCAGGCATTGCAGTGACAGCCAGGACAACGATCAGCCTGACTACGACAGCGTGGCGTCTGACGAGGATACCGATCAAGAGCTCTCCACAAGCAAAGGAGATAGGACCAAG AGCCTGGATTCTGACCTCTCAGATGGCCCCGTTACTGTGCATGAATACATGGAGGTGAAAAACGCGCTCTCTGCCTCTGAGGCCAAGATCCAGCATCTCATGAAAGCCAACAACAGCCTGAGTGATGAGCTGAGGCTGATGCAGAAAAAG CTGCAATCTCTGCAAAGCGAGAACAACTCTCTCAGGCGGCACGTCCCAACCAATATCTATCAGATCCCCAGCGGTTCAGACTACCCCGACCCCTCCAGTCCCTCAGCCCTGAAACGCCGGCAGTCTGCACGGGCCAGTCGGCCCATGTCTATGTATGAGACCGGCTCAGGCCTGAAGCCCTATGTCCCTAAAGGGGAAACTCCCTACCCAGAGGAGGGTATCCCCACCCTGCAACCCTTCCCACCTCAT ACGGAAAGGGGCGCTTTTGTGACCACCTCTTCATCCCTTCCCTCATTTCCATCCACCCTGTCTTGGTCGAAGGATGAAAGTGCTCAAAAG GCCTCGAAGTTAGAGATGCAAAGCAGCATGCCGGAAAGTGACTATGACAACACATTCAATGACTCTGAGATGGATGATTCGGG tttGTGCAGGAGAGGGAGGCTGAGGAGCAGTGGCTGGCTGGGGGAGAGCAGCTCTATCTCCGAGCTGGATGATCTGGAGTCAGACCCCGCGCTTCCCAGCACAGAAGACGTCATCCGCAAAACAGAGCAGATCACCAAGAATATCCAAGAGCTGTTGCGATCTGCTCAGGAGAACAAACATGACAG ACCATGTGAGCGGGAAGGTGTGCGCCGGCTCAGGCACAGCCTGGGATGTTTCAGCACTCTGGTGCCCTGGGCAGAGAAGCCCCCCCCTTCCCTTCAGCCACTCAGCCTGCGCTCCCCTGACCCCATCTCCTG CTTCATACCCTGCTCAGAAAGAATACATGTGGCTGTGACAGAAATGGCTGCCCTCTTTCCCAAG AAGCCACGCTCAGAGACTGTGAGAGGCTCGTTGCGCTTGTTGACCTCCAGTGCGTACCGGCTTCAGAGCGAGTGCAGGAAGGCGTTGCCTTCAGAGGGCTGCCCGGGACCGGACATGCAGCTGGTCACCCAGCAGGTCATCCAATGTGCTTATGACATCGCCAAGGCAGCCAAGCAGCTCGTCACCATCACCACAAAGGAGAATACCAACTAA
- the git2a gene encoding ARF GTPase-activating protein GIT2a isoform X11 yields MSKRLRNTELCADCNVPEPRWASVNRGVLICDECCSVHRSLGRHSSQVRHLIHTPWPPTQLQMVQMLYSNGANSIWEHSLLDPASVMSGKRKANPQDKLHPNKSEFIKAKYQMLAFVHRMPCREDDSSTAKDLSKQLHSSVRTGNLETCLRLLSLGAQANFFHPEKGNTPLHVAAKAGQVSQAELLTVYGADPGAPDSNGKTPIDHAREAGHHNLADRLVEIQYELTDRLAFYLCGRKPDHKNGQHFIVPQMADRNISLDLSELAKAAKKKLQSLSNHLFEELAMDVYDEVDRRETDAVWLTTQNHSTLVTETTVVPFLPVNPEYSSTRNQGRQKLARFNAHEFATLVIDILGDAKRRQQGNSITSPKDNVEFILKSVAVRHCSDSQDNDQPDYDSVASDEDTDQELSTSKGDRTKSLDSDLSDGPVTVHEYMEVKNALSASEAKIQHLMKANNSLSDELRLMQKKASKLEMQSSMPESDYDNTFNDSEMDDSGLCRRGRLRSSGWLGESSSISELDDLESDPALPSTEDVIRKTEQITKNIQELLRSAQENKHDRPCEREGVRRLRHSLGCFSTLVPWAEKPPPSLQPLSLRSPDPISCFIPCSERIHVAVTEMAALFPKKPRSETVRGSLRLLTSSAYRLQSECRKALPSEGCPGPDMQLVTQQVIQCAYDIAKAAKQLVTITTKENTN; encoded by the exons ATGTCTAAACGCCTGCGAAACACTGAGCTCTGCGCTGATTGCAATGTTCCAG AACCCCGCTGGGCCTCGGTGAACCGGGGTGTGTTGATTTGCGACGAGTGCTGCAGTGTTCATCGAAGTCTGGGCAGACACAGCTCCCAAGTCCGCCACCTGATACACACACCATGGCCACCTACACAGCTACAG ATGGTTCAGATGTTATACAGCAATGGTGCAAATTCAATATGGGAGCACTCTCTTCTGGACCCTGCATCTGTGATGAGTGGAAAACGCAAGGCCAACCCTCAGGACAAACTGCA CCCAAACAAATCAGAGTTTATAAAAGCCAAATATCAAATGCTGGCATTTGTCCATCGCATGCCTTGCCGGGAGGACGACAGCTCTACAGCCAAGGATTTAAGCAAG CAACTTCACTCAAGTGTACGCACCGGGAATCTAGAGACTTGTTTGAGGTTGCTATCCCTGGGAGCACAAGCAAATTTTTTTCACCCG GAAAAAGGAAACACTCCCTTGCATGTAGCTGCAAAGGCAGGACAAGTATCTCAGGCTGAACTATTAACTGTTTATGGAGCAGATCCTGGAGCCCCTGACAGCAATGGCAAGACTCCCATAGACCATGCAag GGAAGCTGGCCACCATAACCTGGCAGATCGATTGGTGGAGATTCAGTATGAACTAACTGATCGACTGGCGTTCTACCTGTGTGGGAGAAAGCCag ATCATAAAAACGGCCAGCACTTCATTGTTCCACAAATGGCCGACAG GAATAT CAGTTTAGATTTATCTGAACTGGCCAAGGCAGCGAAGAAGAAACTGCAGTCT CTTAGCAATCATTTATTCGAGGAGCTGGCCATGGATGTGTACGATGAGGTGGACAGACGAGAGACTGATGCAG TTTGGTTGACTACACAGAATCACAGCACTCTGGTGACAGAGACGACTGTGGTGCCTTTCCTTCCTGTGAATCCAGAGTATTCATCAACACGAAACCAG ggACGACAGAAGCTGGCAAGATTTAATGCACATGAATTTGCAACTCTTGTGATTGACATATTAGGCGACGCTAAGCGCAGACAACAAGGGAATTCAATAACCAGTCCCAAAG ATAATGTTGAATTTATCCTGAAGAGTGTGGCTGTCAGGCATTGCAGTGACAGCCAGGACAACGATCAGCCTGACTACGACAGCGTGGCGTCTGACGAGGATACCGATCAAGAGCTCTCCACAAGCAAAGGAGATAGGACCAAG AGCCTGGATTCTGACCTCTCAGATGGCCCCGTTACTGTGCATGAATACATGGAGGTGAAAAACGCGCTCTCTGCCTCTGAGGCCAAGATCCAGCATCTCATGAAAGCCAACAACAGCCTGAGTGATGAGCTGAGGCTGATGCAGAAAAAG GCCTCGAAGTTAGAGATGCAAAGCAGCATGCCGGAAAGTGACTATGACAACACATTCAATGACTCTGAGATGGATGATTCGGG tttGTGCAGGAGAGGGAGGCTGAGGAGCAGTGGCTGGCTGGGGGAGAGCAGCTCTATCTCCGAGCTGGATGATCTGGAGTCAGACCCCGCGCTTCCCAGCACAGAAGACGTCATCCGCAAAACAGAGCAGATCACCAAGAATATCCAAGAGCTGTTGCGATCTGCTCAGGAGAACAAACATGACAG ACCATGTGAGCGGGAAGGTGTGCGCCGGCTCAGGCACAGCCTGGGATGTTTCAGCACTCTGGTGCCCTGGGCAGAGAAGCCCCCCCCTTCCCTTCAGCCACTCAGCCTGCGCTCCCCTGACCCCATCTCCTG CTTCATACCCTGCTCAGAAAGAATACATGTGGCTGTGACAGAAATGGCTGCCCTCTTTCCCAAG AAGCCACGCTCAGAGACTGTGAGAGGCTCGTTGCGCTTGTTGACCTCCAGTGCGTACCGGCTTCAGAGCGAGTGCAGGAAGGCGTTGCCTTCAGAGGGCTGCCCGGGACCGGACATGCAGCTGGTCACCCAGCAGGTCATCCAATGTGCTTATGACATCGCCAAGGCAGCCAAGCAGCTCGTCACCATCACCACAAAGGAGAATACCAACTAA
- the git2a gene encoding ARF GTPase-activating protein GIT2a isoform X3, whose protein sequence is MSKRLRNTELCADCNVPEPRWASVNRGVLICDECCSVHRSLGRHSSQVRHLIHTPWPPTQLQMVQMLYSNGANSIWEHSLLDPASVMSGKRKANPQDKLHPNKSEFIKAKYQMLAFVHRMPCREDDSSTAKDLSKQLHSSVRTGNLETCLRLLSLGAQANFFHPEKGNTPLHVAAKAGQVSQAELLTVYGADPGAPDSNGKTPIDHAREAGHHNLADRLVEIQYELTDRLAFYLCGRKPDHKNGQHFIVPQMADSSLDLSELAKAAKKKLQSLSNHLFEELAMDVYDEVDRRETDAVWLTTQNHSTLVTETTVVPFLPVNPEYSSTRNQGRQKLARFNAHEFATLVIDILGDAKRRQQGNSITSPKDNVEFILKSVAVRHCSDSQDNDQPDYDSVASDEDTDQELSTSKGDRTKSLDSDLSDGPVTVHEYMEVKNALSASEAKIQHLMKANNSLSDELRLMQKKLQSLQSENNSLRRHVPTNIYQIPSGSDYPDPSSPSALKRRQSARASRPMSMYETGSGLKPYVPKGETPYPEEGIPTLQPFPPHTERGAFVTTSSSLPSFPSTLSWSKDESAQKASKLEMQSSMPESDYDNTFNDSEMDDSGLCRRGRLRSSGWLGESSSISELDDLESDPALPSTEDVIRKTEQITKNIQELLRSAQENKHDRPCEREGVRRLRHSLGCFSTLVPWAEKPPPSLQPLSLRSPDPISCFIPCSERIHVAVTEMAALFPKKPRSETVRGSLRLLTSSAYRLQSECRKALPSEGCPGPDMQLVTQQVIQCAYDIAKAAKQLVTITTKENTN, encoded by the exons ATGTCTAAACGCCTGCGAAACACTGAGCTCTGCGCTGATTGCAATGTTCCAG AACCCCGCTGGGCCTCGGTGAACCGGGGTGTGTTGATTTGCGACGAGTGCTGCAGTGTTCATCGAAGTCTGGGCAGACACAGCTCCCAAGTCCGCCACCTGATACACACACCATGGCCACCTACACAGCTACAG ATGGTTCAGATGTTATACAGCAATGGTGCAAATTCAATATGGGAGCACTCTCTTCTGGACCCTGCATCTGTGATGAGTGGAAAACGCAAGGCCAACCCTCAGGACAAACTGCA CCCAAACAAATCAGAGTTTATAAAAGCCAAATATCAAATGCTGGCATTTGTCCATCGCATGCCTTGCCGGGAGGACGACAGCTCTACAGCCAAGGATTTAAGCAAG CAACTTCACTCAAGTGTACGCACCGGGAATCTAGAGACTTGTTTGAGGTTGCTATCCCTGGGAGCACAAGCAAATTTTTTTCACCCG GAAAAAGGAAACACTCCCTTGCATGTAGCTGCAAAGGCAGGACAAGTATCTCAGGCTGAACTATTAACTGTTTATGGAGCAGATCCTGGAGCCCCTGACAGCAATGGCAAGACTCCCATAGACCATGCAag GGAAGCTGGCCACCATAACCTGGCAGATCGATTGGTGGAGATTCAGTATGAACTAACTGATCGACTGGCGTTCTACCTGTGTGGGAGAAAGCCag ATCATAAAAACGGCCAGCACTTCATTGTTCCACAAATGGCCGACAG CAGTTTAGATTTATCTGAACTGGCCAAGGCAGCGAAGAAGAAACTGCAGTCT CTTAGCAATCATTTATTCGAGGAGCTGGCCATGGATGTGTACGATGAGGTGGACAGACGAGAGACTGATGCAG TTTGGTTGACTACACAGAATCACAGCACTCTGGTGACAGAGACGACTGTGGTGCCTTTCCTTCCTGTGAATCCAGAGTATTCATCAACACGAAACCAG ggACGACAGAAGCTGGCAAGATTTAATGCACATGAATTTGCAACTCTTGTGATTGACATATTAGGCGACGCTAAGCGCAGACAACAAGGGAATTCAATAACCAGTCCCAAAG ATAATGTTGAATTTATCCTGAAGAGTGTGGCTGTCAGGCATTGCAGTGACAGCCAGGACAACGATCAGCCTGACTACGACAGCGTGGCGTCTGACGAGGATACCGATCAAGAGCTCTCCACAAGCAAAGGAGATAGGACCAAG AGCCTGGATTCTGACCTCTCAGATGGCCCCGTTACTGTGCATGAATACATGGAGGTGAAAAACGCGCTCTCTGCCTCTGAGGCCAAGATCCAGCATCTCATGAAAGCCAACAACAGCCTGAGTGATGAGCTGAGGCTGATGCAGAAAAAG CTGCAATCTCTGCAAAGCGAGAACAACTCTCTCAGGCGGCACGTCCCAACCAATATCTATCAGATCCCCAGCGGTTCAGACTACCCCGACCCCTCCAGTCCCTCAGCCCTGAAACGCCGGCAGTCTGCACGGGCCAGTCGGCCCATGTCTATGTATGAGACCGGCTCAGGCCTGAAGCCCTATGTCCCTAAAGGGGAAACTCCCTACCCAGAGGAGGGTATCCCCACCCTGCAACCCTTCCCACCTCAT ACGGAAAGGGGCGCTTTTGTGACCACCTCTTCATCCCTTCCCTCATTTCCATCCACCCTGTCTTGGTCGAAGGATGAAAGTGCTCAAAAG GCCTCGAAGTTAGAGATGCAAAGCAGCATGCCGGAAAGTGACTATGACAACACATTCAATGACTCTGAGATGGATGATTCGGG tttGTGCAGGAGAGGGAGGCTGAGGAGCAGTGGCTGGCTGGGGGAGAGCAGCTCTATCTCCGAGCTGGATGATCTGGAGTCAGACCCCGCGCTTCCCAGCACAGAAGACGTCATCCGCAAAACAGAGCAGATCACCAAGAATATCCAAGAGCTGTTGCGATCTGCTCAGGAGAACAAACATGACAG ACCATGTGAGCGGGAAGGTGTGCGCCGGCTCAGGCACAGCCTGGGATGTTTCAGCACTCTGGTGCCCTGGGCAGAGAAGCCCCCCCCTTCCCTTCAGCCACTCAGCCTGCGCTCCCCTGACCCCATCTCCTG CTTCATACCCTGCTCAGAAAGAATACATGTGGCTGTGACAGAAATGGCTGCCCTCTTTCCCAAG AAGCCACGCTCAGAGACTGTGAGAGGCTCGTTGCGCTTGTTGACCTCCAGTGCGTACCGGCTTCAGAGCGAGTGCAGGAAGGCGTTGCCTTCAGAGGGCTGCCCGGGACCGGACATGCAGCTGGTCACCCAGCAGGTCATCCAATGTGCTTATGACATCGCCAAGGCAGCCAAGCAGCTCGTCACCATCACCACAAAGGAGAATACCAACTAA
- the git2a gene encoding ARF GTPase-activating protein GIT2a isoform X9 — MSKRLRNTELCADCNVPEPRWASVNRGVLICDECCSVHRSLGRHSSQVRHLIHTPWPPTQLQMVQMLYSNGANSIWEHSLLDPASVMSGKRKANPQDKLHPNKSEFIKAKYQMLAFVHRMPCREDDSSTAKDLSKQLHSSVRTGNLETCLRLLSLGAQANFFHPEKGNTPLHVAAKAGQVSQAELLTVYGADPGAPDSNGKTPIDHAREAGHHNLADRLVEIQYELTDRLAFYLCGRKPDHKNGQHFIVPQMADSSLDLSELAKAAKKKLQSLSNHLFEELAMDVYDEVDRRETDAVWLTTQNHSTLVTETTVVPFLPVNPEYSSTRNQGRQKLARFNAHEFATLVIDILGDAKRRQQGNSITSPKDNVEFILKSVAVRHCSDSQDNDQPDYDSVASDEDTDQELSTSKGDRTKSLDSDLSDGPVTVHEYMEVKNALSASEAKIQHLMKANNSLSDELRLMQKKLQSLQSENNSLRRHVPTNIYQIPSGSDYPDPSSPSALKRRQSARASRPMSMYETGSGLKPYVPKGETPYPEEGIPTLQPFPPHASKLEMQSSMPESDYDNTFNDSEMDDSGLCRRGRLRSSGWLGESSSISELDDLESDPALPSTEDVIRKTEQITKNIQELLRSAQENKHDSFIPCSERIHVAVTEMAALFPKKPRSETVRGSLRLLTSSAYRLQSECRKALPSEGCPGPDMQLVTQQVIQCAYDIAKAAKQLVTITTKENTN; from the exons ATGTCTAAACGCCTGCGAAACACTGAGCTCTGCGCTGATTGCAATGTTCCAG AACCCCGCTGGGCCTCGGTGAACCGGGGTGTGTTGATTTGCGACGAGTGCTGCAGTGTTCATCGAAGTCTGGGCAGACACAGCTCCCAAGTCCGCCACCTGATACACACACCATGGCCACCTACACAGCTACAG ATGGTTCAGATGTTATACAGCAATGGTGCAAATTCAATATGGGAGCACTCTCTTCTGGACCCTGCATCTGTGATGAGTGGAAAACGCAAGGCCAACCCTCAGGACAAACTGCA CCCAAACAAATCAGAGTTTATAAAAGCCAAATATCAAATGCTGGCATTTGTCCATCGCATGCCTTGCCGGGAGGACGACAGCTCTACAGCCAAGGATTTAAGCAAG CAACTTCACTCAAGTGTACGCACCGGGAATCTAGAGACTTGTTTGAGGTTGCTATCCCTGGGAGCACAAGCAAATTTTTTTCACCCG GAAAAAGGAAACACTCCCTTGCATGTAGCTGCAAAGGCAGGACAAGTATCTCAGGCTGAACTATTAACTGTTTATGGAGCAGATCCTGGAGCCCCTGACAGCAATGGCAAGACTCCCATAGACCATGCAag GGAAGCTGGCCACCATAACCTGGCAGATCGATTGGTGGAGATTCAGTATGAACTAACTGATCGACTGGCGTTCTACCTGTGTGGGAGAAAGCCag ATCATAAAAACGGCCAGCACTTCATTGTTCCACAAATGGCCGACAG CAGTTTAGATTTATCTGAACTGGCCAAGGCAGCGAAGAAGAAACTGCAGTCT CTTAGCAATCATTTATTCGAGGAGCTGGCCATGGATGTGTACGATGAGGTGGACAGACGAGAGACTGATGCAG TTTGGTTGACTACACAGAATCACAGCACTCTGGTGACAGAGACGACTGTGGTGCCTTTCCTTCCTGTGAATCCAGAGTATTCATCAACACGAAACCAG ggACGACAGAAGCTGGCAAGATTTAATGCACATGAATTTGCAACTCTTGTGATTGACATATTAGGCGACGCTAAGCGCAGACAACAAGGGAATTCAATAACCAGTCCCAAAG ATAATGTTGAATTTATCCTGAAGAGTGTGGCTGTCAGGCATTGCAGTGACAGCCAGGACAACGATCAGCCTGACTACGACAGCGTGGCGTCTGACGAGGATACCGATCAAGAGCTCTCCACAAGCAAAGGAGATAGGACCAAG AGCCTGGATTCTGACCTCTCAGATGGCCCCGTTACTGTGCATGAATACATGGAGGTGAAAAACGCGCTCTCTGCCTCTGAGGCCAAGATCCAGCATCTCATGAAAGCCAACAACAGCCTGAGTGATGAGCTGAGGCTGATGCAGAAAAAG CTGCAATCTCTGCAAAGCGAGAACAACTCTCTCAGGCGGCACGTCCCAACCAATATCTATCAGATCCCCAGCGGTTCAGACTACCCCGACCCCTCCAGTCCCTCAGCCCTGAAACGCCGGCAGTCTGCACGGGCCAGTCGGCCCATGTCTATGTATGAGACCGGCTCAGGCCTGAAGCCCTATGTCCCTAAAGGGGAAACTCCCTACCCAGAGGAGGGTATCCCCACCCTGCAACCCTTCCCACCTCAT GCCTCGAAGTTAGAGATGCAAAGCAGCATGCCGGAAAGTGACTATGACAACACATTCAATGACTCTGAGATGGATGATTCGGG tttGTGCAGGAGAGGGAGGCTGAGGAGCAGTGGCTGGCTGGGGGAGAGCAGCTCTATCTCCGAGCTGGATGATCTGGAGTCAGACCCCGCGCTTCCCAGCACAGAAGACGTCATCCGCAAAACAGAGCAGATCACCAAGAATATCCAAGAGCTGTTGCGATCTGCTCAGGAGAACAAACATGACAG CTTCATACCCTGCTCAGAAAGAATACATGTGGCTGTGACAGAAATGGCTGCCCTCTTTCCCAAG AAGCCACGCTCAGAGACTGTGAGAGGCTCGTTGCGCTTGTTGACCTCCAGTGCGTACCGGCTTCAGAGCGAGTGCAGGAAGGCGTTGCCTTCAGAGGGCTGCCCGGGACCGGACATGCAGCTGGTCACCCAGCAGGTCATCCAATGTGCTTATGACATCGCCAAGGCAGCCAAGCAGCTCGTCACCATCACCACAAAGGAGAATACCAACTAA